The following proteins are co-located in the Chaetodon trifascialis isolate fChaTrf1 chromosome 14, fChaTrf1.hap1, whole genome shotgun sequence genome:
- the LOC139341967 gene encoding sorting nexin-14-like isoform X2 — protein MGCIRVFLQKIRRRMKLDRFRELGRQYPVFCFLLLVLLMSTVLLNRYIHIIMVFWSFLAGVVTFYCSLGPESLLPNIFVSIKPRTKSYQQELFPLGHSCAVCGKIKCKRHRPTLLLENYQPWLDLKVPSKVDASLSEILELVLENFVYPWYRDITDDEAFVDELRVTLRFFAAVLVRRTQKVDVASLITQKLLKVSMKHIEIISKARQKVKNTEHLQQAALDEYGPDLHVALRSRRDELLYLRKLTEMLFPYILPPKATDCRSLSLLIREVLAGSVFLPSMDYLADPDTVNHLLLIFIDNSPPEEATEPTSTLVPFLQKYSDTRNKKPSVLKLELKEIREQQDLLFRFMNFLKQEGAVHVLQFCLSVEEFNDRILCPELSDSEKMMLHEEVKKIYETYCLDESVDKIRFDPFIVEEIRNIAEGPYPEVVKLQTMRCLFEAYEHVLSLLENVFTPMFCHSDEYFRQLLRGAESPARNSRMSRNSLSLDDIRSWDWSPESPSSLFTASGSSSPASFNSLHAQSTFTTFPYGSLSHRHSSPKNTSKRGESFGISRIGSKIKGVFKSTTMEGAMLPSYGLVEGEDDMVEEAMMVLEDDSPMEAASTPSTPRNLSAWNITIPYIDFYDDDVKRERIPVFCIDVERNDRKAVGHETEHWSVYRRYLEFYVLESKLTEFHGSFPDAQLPSKRIIGPKNYEFLTSKREEFQEYLQKLLQHPELSNSQLLADFLSPHSMESQFLDKMLPDVNLGKIIKSVPSKLIKEKGQHLEPFIQSFFNSCESPKPKPSRPELTILSPTSENDKKLFNDLFKNNANRSEMTEKRHNQNYFMEMITVEGVYDYLMYVGRVIFHIPDWLHHLLMTGRILFKNTLEAYTDYYLQYKLNQVVEEHRLVSLITLLRDTVFCESSPPRSAQDKQRRAKKTFEEMMTYIPDFLGKCIGEEAKYEGVRLLFDGLQQPVLNKQLTYVLLDIAIQELFPELNKVQKETSVMAPWM, from the exons ATGGGATGCATCAGGgtttttctgcagaaaataaGACGCAGGATGAAGCTAGACCGGTTCAGAGAGCTGGGCCGACAGTATCCAgtcttctgctttctgctgctggtccTGCTGATGTCCACTGTGCTTTTAAACAG ATATATACACATTATAATGGTGTTTTGGTCTTTCCTGGCTGGGGTCGTTACTTTCTACTGCTCTTTGGGACCCGAGTCTCTGCTTCCCAACATCTTTGTCTCCATCAAACCAAGGACTAAG TCATACCAACAGGAGCTGTTTCCACTGGGCCACAGCTGTGCCGTTTGTGGAAAAATCAAATGCAAAAGGCACAG ACCAACTTTATTACTGGAAAACTATCAACCGTGGCTTGACCTGAAAGTTCCATCCAAGGTGGATGCCTCCCTTTCAGAG atTCTGGAGTTGGTTCTGGAGAATTTTGTGTATCCTTGGTATAG AGACATCACGGACGATGAGGCTTTTGTGGACGAGCTGAGGGTGACTTTGCGCTTCTTTGCAGCTGTGTTGGTCCGCCGAACACAGAAG gtggaTGTGGCATCCCTCATCACACAGAAACTTCTTAAAGTTTCCATGAAGCACATTGAAATAATTAGCAAAGCAAGACAGAAAG TAAAGAACACAGAGCATCTTCAGCAAGCTGCCCTGGATGAGTACGGTCCTGACCTCCATGTCGCCCTTCGCAGTCGCAGAGATGAGCTCCTCTACCTCAGGAAGCTGACTGAGATGCTCTTCCCCTACATCCTGCCACCCAAGGCTACAGACTGCAG atctctttctctcctgataAGAGAAGTCTTGGCTGGCtctgtcttccttccttcaatGGACTACTTGGCTGATCCT gacACTGTGAATCATTTACTTTTGATATTCATTGACAACTCCCCT CCTGAAGAAGCCACAGAGCCCACTTCAACGTTGGTTCCTTTCCTGCAGAAGTACTCTGATACTCGTAACAAAAAGCCCTCT GTGCTGAAGCTGGAGTTGAAGGAAATCAGAGAACAGCAAGACCTTCTCTTCCGTTTCATGAACTTCCTGAAGCAAGAAGGGGCTGTCCACGTGCTCCAGTTCTGCCTTTCAGTCG AGGAATTCAACGATCGGATACTATGCCCAGAGCTGTCCGACTCAGAGAAGATGATGCTTcacgaggaggtgaagaagatcTACGAGACCTACTGTTTGGACGAGAGCGTTGACAAGATTCGCTTCGACCCCTTCATAGTGGAAGAAATACGCAACA TTGCAGAGGGCCCGTATCCAGAGGTGGTGAAGCTGCAGACCATGAGGTGTTTGTTTGAAGCGTACGAGCACGTCCTGTCCCTCCTGGAGAATGTTTTCACCCCCATGTTTTGTCACAGCGATGAG TACTTCCGCCAGCTTCTGAGAGGGGCCGAGTCCCCTGCCAGGAATTCCAGGATGAGCAG AAATAGCCTCAGTTTGGATGACATTCG TTCCTGGGACTGGAGCCCCGAGTCCCCATCCTCACTGTTCACCGCCTCTGGCAGCTCTTCACCTGCATCTTTTAACTCCCTCCATGCCCAGTCCACGTTCACAACCTTCCCATACGGCTCGCTATCCCACCGCCACTCATCACCCAA GAACACGTCAAAGAGGGGCGAGTCCTTTGGGATCAGTCGCATTGGCAGTAAGATCAAAGGAGTGTTCAAGAGCACAACCATGGAGGGAGCCATGCTGCCATCCTATGGgctggtggagggagaggacgaTATG GTGGAGGAAGCGATGATGGTGCTGGAGGATGACTCCCCCATGGAGGCAGCCTCCACCCCCAGCACCCCCCGGAACCTCTCGGCCTGGAACATCACCATCCCTTACATTGATTTCTATGACGACGAtgtgaagagggagaggatTCCTGTGTTCTGTATCGATGTAGAGCGCAACGACCGGAAGGCAG tggGACATGAGACTGAGCACTGGTCTGTGTACAGAAGATATCTGGAGTTCTACGTCCTTGAATCAAAGCTCACAGAATTTCATG GTTCCTTTCCAGATGCGCAGTTGCCTTCAAAAAGAATCATCGGGCCCAAGAATTATGAGTTCCTCACATCGAAGCGGGAGGAGTTCCAGGAGTATCTTCAG AAACTTTTGCAGCATCCAGAGCTGAGCAACAGTCAGCTCCTCGCCGACTTCCTGTCCCCTCACAGTATGGAGTCTCAGTTCCTGGACAAGATGTTACCTGACGTGAATCTGG GGAAAATCATTAAGTCAGTTCCCAGCAAGCTGATAAAAGAG AAAGGGCAGCATCTGGAGCCTTTCATCCAGTCCTTCTTCAACTCCTGTGAATCCCCCAAACCCAAACCCAGCCGCCCCGAGCTCACCATCCTCAGCCCCACCTCGGAAAATGATAAAAAG CTCTTCAATGACCTCTTCAAAAACAACGCCAACCGATCTGAGATGACAGAGAAGAGGCACAATCAGAATTACTTCATGGAAATGATCACTGTTGAAGGGGTGTATGACTACTTAATGTATGTGG GCCGAGTCATCTTCCACATTCCTGACTGGCTGCACCACCTGCTAATGACTGGCAGGATCCTGTTCAAGAACACACTGGAAGCCTACACAGATTACTACCTTCAGTACAAGCTGAACCAGGTAGTCGAGGAGCACCGGCTTGTCTCACTTATCACCCTGCTCAGAG ACACAGTTTTCTGTGAGAGCAGTCCGCCCCGCTCGGCTCAAGACAAGCAGAGGAGGGCGAAGAAGACATTCGAGGAGATGATGACCTATATTCCAG aCTTCCTGGGGAAATGTATCGGAGAAGAGGCCAAGTATGAGGGAGTGCGTCTCCTCTTCGATGGACTGCAGCAGCCAGTTCTCAACAAACAG
- the LOC139341967 gene encoding sorting nexin-14-like isoform X5, which yields MGCIRVFLQKIRRRMKLDRFRELGRQYPVFCFLLLVLLMSTVLLNRYIHIIMVFWSFLAGVVTFYCSLGPESLLPNIFVSIKPRTKSYQQELFPLGHSCAVCGKIKCKRHRPTLLLENYQPWLDLKVPSKVDASLSEILELVLENFVYPWYRDITDDEAFVDELRVTLRFFAAVLVRRTQKVDVASLITQKLLKVSMKHIEIISKARQKVKNTEHLQQAALDEYGPDLHVALRSRRDELLYLRKLTEMLFPYILPPKATDCRSLSLLIREVLAGSVFLPSMDYLADPDTVNHLLLIFIDNSPPEEATEPTSTLVPFLQKYSDTRNKKPSVLKLELKEIREQQDLLFRFMNFLKQEGAVHVLQFCLSVEEFNDRILCPELSDSEKMMLHEEVKKIYETYCLDESVDKIRFDPFIVEEIRNIAEGPYPEVVKLQTMRCLFEAYEHVLSLLENVFTPMFCHSDEYFRQLLRGAESPARNSRMSRNSLSLDDIRNTSKRGESFGISRIGSKIKGVFKSTTMEGAMLPSYGLVEGEDDMVEEAMMVLEDDSPMEAASTPSTPRNLSAWNITIPYIDFYDDDVKRERIPVFCIDVERNDRKAVGHETEHWSVYRRYLEFYVLESKLTEFHGSFPDAQLPSKRIIGPKNYEFLTSKREEFQEYLQKLLQHPELSNSQLLADFLSPHSMESQFLDKMLPDVNLGKIIKSVPSKLIKEKGQHLEPFIQSFFNSCESPKPKPSRPELTILSPTSENDKKLFNDLFKNNANRSEMTEKRHNQNYFMEMITVEGVYDYLMYVGRVIFHIPDWLHHLLMTGRILFKNTLEAYTDYYLQYKLNQVVEEHRLVSLITLLRDTVFCESSPPRSAQDKQRRAKKTFEEMMTYIPDFLGKCIGEEAKYEGVRLLFDGLQQPVLNKQLTYVLLDIAIQELFPELNKQVQKETSVMAPWM from the exons ATGGGATGCATCAGGgtttttctgcagaaaataaGACGCAGGATGAAGCTAGACCGGTTCAGAGAGCTGGGCCGACAGTATCCAgtcttctgctttctgctgctggtccTGCTGATGTCCACTGTGCTTTTAAACAG ATATATACACATTATAATGGTGTTTTGGTCTTTCCTGGCTGGGGTCGTTACTTTCTACTGCTCTTTGGGACCCGAGTCTCTGCTTCCCAACATCTTTGTCTCCATCAAACCAAGGACTAAG TCATACCAACAGGAGCTGTTTCCACTGGGCCACAGCTGTGCCGTTTGTGGAAAAATCAAATGCAAAAGGCACAG ACCAACTTTATTACTGGAAAACTATCAACCGTGGCTTGACCTGAAAGTTCCATCCAAGGTGGATGCCTCCCTTTCAGAG atTCTGGAGTTGGTTCTGGAGAATTTTGTGTATCCTTGGTATAG AGACATCACGGACGATGAGGCTTTTGTGGACGAGCTGAGGGTGACTTTGCGCTTCTTTGCAGCTGTGTTGGTCCGCCGAACACAGAAG gtggaTGTGGCATCCCTCATCACACAGAAACTTCTTAAAGTTTCCATGAAGCACATTGAAATAATTAGCAAAGCAAGACAGAAAG TAAAGAACACAGAGCATCTTCAGCAAGCTGCCCTGGATGAGTACGGTCCTGACCTCCATGTCGCCCTTCGCAGTCGCAGAGATGAGCTCCTCTACCTCAGGAAGCTGACTGAGATGCTCTTCCCCTACATCCTGCCACCCAAGGCTACAGACTGCAG atctctttctctcctgataAGAGAAGTCTTGGCTGGCtctgtcttccttccttcaatGGACTACTTGGCTGATCCT gacACTGTGAATCATTTACTTTTGATATTCATTGACAACTCCCCT CCTGAAGAAGCCACAGAGCCCACTTCAACGTTGGTTCCTTTCCTGCAGAAGTACTCTGATACTCGTAACAAAAAGCCCTCT GTGCTGAAGCTGGAGTTGAAGGAAATCAGAGAACAGCAAGACCTTCTCTTCCGTTTCATGAACTTCCTGAAGCAAGAAGGGGCTGTCCACGTGCTCCAGTTCTGCCTTTCAGTCG AGGAATTCAACGATCGGATACTATGCCCAGAGCTGTCCGACTCAGAGAAGATGATGCTTcacgaggaggtgaagaagatcTACGAGACCTACTGTTTGGACGAGAGCGTTGACAAGATTCGCTTCGACCCCTTCATAGTGGAAGAAATACGCAACA TTGCAGAGGGCCCGTATCCAGAGGTGGTGAAGCTGCAGACCATGAGGTGTTTGTTTGAAGCGTACGAGCACGTCCTGTCCCTCCTGGAGAATGTTTTCACCCCCATGTTTTGTCACAGCGATGAG TACTTCCGCCAGCTTCTGAGAGGGGCCGAGTCCCCTGCCAGGAATTCCAGGATGAGCAG AAATAGCCTCAGTTTGGATGACATTCG GAACACGTCAAAGAGGGGCGAGTCCTTTGGGATCAGTCGCATTGGCAGTAAGATCAAAGGAGTGTTCAAGAGCACAACCATGGAGGGAGCCATGCTGCCATCCTATGGgctggtggagggagaggacgaTATG GTGGAGGAAGCGATGATGGTGCTGGAGGATGACTCCCCCATGGAGGCAGCCTCCACCCCCAGCACCCCCCGGAACCTCTCGGCCTGGAACATCACCATCCCTTACATTGATTTCTATGACGACGAtgtgaagagggagaggatTCCTGTGTTCTGTATCGATGTAGAGCGCAACGACCGGAAGGCAG tggGACATGAGACTGAGCACTGGTCTGTGTACAGAAGATATCTGGAGTTCTACGTCCTTGAATCAAAGCTCACAGAATTTCATG GTTCCTTTCCAGATGCGCAGTTGCCTTCAAAAAGAATCATCGGGCCCAAGAATTATGAGTTCCTCACATCGAAGCGGGAGGAGTTCCAGGAGTATCTTCAG AAACTTTTGCAGCATCCAGAGCTGAGCAACAGTCAGCTCCTCGCCGACTTCCTGTCCCCTCACAGTATGGAGTCTCAGTTCCTGGACAAGATGTTACCTGACGTGAATCTGG GGAAAATCATTAAGTCAGTTCCCAGCAAGCTGATAAAAGAG AAAGGGCAGCATCTGGAGCCTTTCATCCAGTCCTTCTTCAACTCCTGTGAATCCCCCAAACCCAAACCCAGCCGCCCCGAGCTCACCATCCTCAGCCCCACCTCGGAAAATGATAAAAAG CTCTTCAATGACCTCTTCAAAAACAACGCCAACCGATCTGAGATGACAGAGAAGAGGCACAATCAGAATTACTTCATGGAAATGATCACTGTTGAAGGGGTGTATGACTACTTAATGTATGTGG GCCGAGTCATCTTCCACATTCCTGACTGGCTGCACCACCTGCTAATGACTGGCAGGATCCTGTTCAAGAACACACTGGAAGCCTACACAGATTACTACCTTCAGTACAAGCTGAACCAGGTAGTCGAGGAGCACCGGCTTGTCTCACTTATCACCCTGCTCAGAG ACACAGTTTTCTGTGAGAGCAGTCCGCCCCGCTCGGCTCAAGACAAGCAGAGGAGGGCGAAGAAGACATTCGAGGAGATGATGACCTATATTCCAG aCTTCCTGGGGAAATGTATCGGAGAAGAGGCCAAGTATGAGGGAGTGCGTCTCCTCTTCGATGGACTGCAGCAGCCAGTTCTCAACAAACAG
- the LOC139341967 gene encoding sorting nexin-14-like isoform X1 — protein sequence MGCIRVFLQKIRRRMKLDRFRELGRQYPVFCFLLLVLLMSTVLLNRYIHIIMVFWSFLAGVVTFYCSLGPESLLPNIFVSIKPRTKSYQQELFPLGHSCAVCGKIKCKRHRPTLLLENYQPWLDLKVPSKVDASLSEILELVLENFVYPWYRDITDDEAFVDELRVTLRFFAAVLVRRTQKVDVASLITQKLLKVSMKHIEIISKARQKVKNTEHLQQAALDEYGPDLHVALRSRRDELLYLRKLTEMLFPYILPPKATDCRSLSLLIREVLAGSVFLPSMDYLADPDTVNHLLLIFIDNSPPEEATEPTSTLVPFLQKYSDTRNKKPSVLKLELKEIREQQDLLFRFMNFLKQEGAVHVLQFCLSVEEFNDRILCPELSDSEKMMLHEEVKKIYETYCLDESVDKIRFDPFIVEEIRNIAEGPYPEVVKLQTMRCLFEAYEHVLSLLENVFTPMFCHSDEYFRQLLRGAESPARNSRMSRNSLSLDDIRSWDWSPESPSSLFTASGSSSPASFNSLHAQSTFTTFPYGSLSHRHSSPKNTSKRGESFGISRIGSKIKGVFKSTTMEGAMLPSYGLVEGEDDMVEEAMMVLEDDSPMEAASTPSTPRNLSAWNITIPYIDFYDDDVKRERIPVFCIDVERNDRKAVGHETEHWSVYRRYLEFYVLESKLTEFHGSFPDAQLPSKRIIGPKNYEFLTSKREEFQEYLQKLLQHPELSNSQLLADFLSPHSMESQFLDKMLPDVNLGKIIKSVPSKLIKEKGQHLEPFIQSFFNSCESPKPKPSRPELTILSPTSENDKKLFNDLFKNNANRSEMTEKRHNQNYFMEMITVEGVYDYLMYVGRVIFHIPDWLHHLLMTGRILFKNTLEAYTDYYLQYKLNQVVEEHRLVSLITLLRDTVFCESSPPRSAQDKQRRAKKTFEEMMTYIPDFLGKCIGEEAKYEGVRLLFDGLQQPVLNKQLTYVLLDIAIQELFPELNKQVQKETSVMAPWM from the exons ATGGGATGCATCAGGgtttttctgcagaaaataaGACGCAGGATGAAGCTAGACCGGTTCAGAGAGCTGGGCCGACAGTATCCAgtcttctgctttctgctgctggtccTGCTGATGTCCACTGTGCTTTTAAACAG ATATATACACATTATAATGGTGTTTTGGTCTTTCCTGGCTGGGGTCGTTACTTTCTACTGCTCTTTGGGACCCGAGTCTCTGCTTCCCAACATCTTTGTCTCCATCAAACCAAGGACTAAG TCATACCAACAGGAGCTGTTTCCACTGGGCCACAGCTGTGCCGTTTGTGGAAAAATCAAATGCAAAAGGCACAG ACCAACTTTATTACTGGAAAACTATCAACCGTGGCTTGACCTGAAAGTTCCATCCAAGGTGGATGCCTCCCTTTCAGAG atTCTGGAGTTGGTTCTGGAGAATTTTGTGTATCCTTGGTATAG AGACATCACGGACGATGAGGCTTTTGTGGACGAGCTGAGGGTGACTTTGCGCTTCTTTGCAGCTGTGTTGGTCCGCCGAACACAGAAG gtggaTGTGGCATCCCTCATCACACAGAAACTTCTTAAAGTTTCCATGAAGCACATTGAAATAATTAGCAAAGCAAGACAGAAAG TAAAGAACACAGAGCATCTTCAGCAAGCTGCCCTGGATGAGTACGGTCCTGACCTCCATGTCGCCCTTCGCAGTCGCAGAGATGAGCTCCTCTACCTCAGGAAGCTGACTGAGATGCTCTTCCCCTACATCCTGCCACCCAAGGCTACAGACTGCAG atctctttctctcctgataAGAGAAGTCTTGGCTGGCtctgtcttccttccttcaatGGACTACTTGGCTGATCCT gacACTGTGAATCATTTACTTTTGATATTCATTGACAACTCCCCT CCTGAAGAAGCCACAGAGCCCACTTCAACGTTGGTTCCTTTCCTGCAGAAGTACTCTGATACTCGTAACAAAAAGCCCTCT GTGCTGAAGCTGGAGTTGAAGGAAATCAGAGAACAGCAAGACCTTCTCTTCCGTTTCATGAACTTCCTGAAGCAAGAAGGGGCTGTCCACGTGCTCCAGTTCTGCCTTTCAGTCG AGGAATTCAACGATCGGATACTATGCCCAGAGCTGTCCGACTCAGAGAAGATGATGCTTcacgaggaggtgaagaagatcTACGAGACCTACTGTTTGGACGAGAGCGTTGACAAGATTCGCTTCGACCCCTTCATAGTGGAAGAAATACGCAACA TTGCAGAGGGCCCGTATCCAGAGGTGGTGAAGCTGCAGACCATGAGGTGTTTGTTTGAAGCGTACGAGCACGTCCTGTCCCTCCTGGAGAATGTTTTCACCCCCATGTTTTGTCACAGCGATGAG TACTTCCGCCAGCTTCTGAGAGGGGCCGAGTCCCCTGCCAGGAATTCCAGGATGAGCAG AAATAGCCTCAGTTTGGATGACATTCG TTCCTGGGACTGGAGCCCCGAGTCCCCATCCTCACTGTTCACCGCCTCTGGCAGCTCTTCACCTGCATCTTTTAACTCCCTCCATGCCCAGTCCACGTTCACAACCTTCCCATACGGCTCGCTATCCCACCGCCACTCATCACCCAA GAACACGTCAAAGAGGGGCGAGTCCTTTGGGATCAGTCGCATTGGCAGTAAGATCAAAGGAGTGTTCAAGAGCACAACCATGGAGGGAGCCATGCTGCCATCCTATGGgctggtggagggagaggacgaTATG GTGGAGGAAGCGATGATGGTGCTGGAGGATGACTCCCCCATGGAGGCAGCCTCCACCCCCAGCACCCCCCGGAACCTCTCGGCCTGGAACATCACCATCCCTTACATTGATTTCTATGACGACGAtgtgaagagggagaggatTCCTGTGTTCTGTATCGATGTAGAGCGCAACGACCGGAAGGCAG tggGACATGAGACTGAGCACTGGTCTGTGTACAGAAGATATCTGGAGTTCTACGTCCTTGAATCAAAGCTCACAGAATTTCATG GTTCCTTTCCAGATGCGCAGTTGCCTTCAAAAAGAATCATCGGGCCCAAGAATTATGAGTTCCTCACATCGAAGCGGGAGGAGTTCCAGGAGTATCTTCAG AAACTTTTGCAGCATCCAGAGCTGAGCAACAGTCAGCTCCTCGCCGACTTCCTGTCCCCTCACAGTATGGAGTCTCAGTTCCTGGACAAGATGTTACCTGACGTGAATCTGG GGAAAATCATTAAGTCAGTTCCCAGCAAGCTGATAAAAGAG AAAGGGCAGCATCTGGAGCCTTTCATCCAGTCCTTCTTCAACTCCTGTGAATCCCCCAAACCCAAACCCAGCCGCCCCGAGCTCACCATCCTCAGCCCCACCTCGGAAAATGATAAAAAG CTCTTCAATGACCTCTTCAAAAACAACGCCAACCGATCTGAGATGACAGAGAAGAGGCACAATCAGAATTACTTCATGGAAATGATCACTGTTGAAGGGGTGTATGACTACTTAATGTATGTGG GCCGAGTCATCTTCCACATTCCTGACTGGCTGCACCACCTGCTAATGACTGGCAGGATCCTGTTCAAGAACACACTGGAAGCCTACACAGATTACTACCTTCAGTACAAGCTGAACCAGGTAGTCGAGGAGCACCGGCTTGTCTCACTTATCACCCTGCTCAGAG ACACAGTTTTCTGTGAGAGCAGTCCGCCCCGCTCGGCTCAAGACAAGCAGAGGAGGGCGAAGAAGACATTCGAGGAGATGATGACCTATATTCCAG aCTTCCTGGGGAAATGTATCGGAGAAGAGGCCAAGTATGAGGGAGTGCGTCTCCTCTTCGATGGACTGCAGCAGCCAGTTCTCAACAAACAG